In a genomic window of Nocardia fluminea:
- the thiD gene encoding bifunctional hydroxymethylpyrimidine kinase/phosphomethylpyrimidine kinase: MKMLPLTPDGQTPVRALTIAGTDSGGGAGIQADSRTMALCGVHACVAVAAVTVQNTVGVSGFHEIPPQIVADQVRAVVRDIGIGAAKTGMLASTAIIEAVAGVCRELGIGRSGTIPLVVDPVAASMHGDPLLHAEALEAVRNTLIPLATVVTPNLDEVRLITGIEVIDDATARKAAEALHALGAQWAIVKGGHLRASEFSTDLLYDGDTFREFSAPRIATGNDHGGGDTLAAAIACALAHGYPVPDAVEFAKEWTYRCLAASYDLGAGHGPVSPLWRLHTDA, encoded by the coding sequence GTGAAGATGTTGCCGCTGACCCCCGATGGCCAGACCCCCGTTCGCGCGCTCACCATCGCGGGCACCGACTCCGGTGGCGGCGCGGGCATCCAGGCCGATTCGCGCACCATGGCGCTGTGCGGGGTGCACGCGTGCGTGGCGGTGGCCGCTGTGACGGTGCAGAACACGGTGGGCGTCAGCGGCTTTCACGAGATCCCGCCACAGATCGTGGCCGATCAGGTGCGGGCGGTCGTGCGTGATATCGGCATCGGCGCGGCCAAGACCGGCATGCTCGCCTCCACCGCGATCATCGAGGCCGTCGCCGGCGTGTGCCGCGAACTCGGGATCGGGCGGTCGGGCACCATCCCACTGGTGGTCGATCCCGTCGCCGCTTCCATGCACGGGGACCCGCTGCTCCACGCGGAAGCCCTGGAGGCAGTGCGTAATACGCTAATCCCACTGGCGACCGTGGTCACTCCCAACCTCGACGAGGTGCGCCTGATCACCGGCATCGAGGTGATCGACGACGCCACCGCACGCAAGGCCGCCGAGGCGTTGCACGCACTGGGCGCGCAGTGGGCGATCGTGAAGGGCGGGCACCTGCGCGCCTCGGAATTCAGCACCGATCTGCTCTACGACGGCGACACCTTCCGCGAGTTCAGCGCGCCGCGCATCGCCACCGGCAACGACCACGGCGGCGGCGACACCTTGGCCGCGGCCATCGCCTGCGCCCTCGCCCACGGCTACCCGGTGCCCGACGCGGTGGAGTTCGCCAAGGAGTGGACCTACCGCTGCCTCGCCGCCTCCTACGATCTCGGCGCAGGTCACGGCCCCGTCTCCCCACTGTGGAGACTCCACACAGACGCCTAG
- a CDS encoding GTP-binding protein, translating to MTTTLKPLPVTVLSGFLGAGKTTLLNHILANRDGRRVAVIVNDMSEVNIDAALVAGQGHLDRTEEKLVELTNGCICCTLREDLIEAVARLAREGRFDQLVIESTGISEPMPVAATFDWEFEDGFRLGDIARLDTMVTVVDASTFLAELVRGQALTERDLEAGEGDARSIADLLVDQVEFADVLLINKTDLVSPNAAATVEATVRRLNPRAHVLRTEKGDVDLGEVLATGRYNPVVAAESDGWAEELAGGHTPETEDYGISSFTFRADRPFHPQRLAGVLERLKGMLRSKGFCWIASRPELAAIWSQAGPNLTFEPGAWWSELEVPAGQELVFIGVRLDAPAVRRELYAALLTDAEFAAGPSAWTGYADPFPAWADLHEHH from the coding sequence GTGACCACCACTCTGAAACCTCTGCCCGTCACCGTCCTGTCCGGCTTCCTCGGCGCGGGCAAGACCACGCTGCTCAATCACATCCTCGCCAACCGCGACGGTCGACGGGTCGCGGTGATCGTCAACGACATGAGCGAGGTCAATATCGACGCGGCGCTGGTAGCGGGTCAGGGGCACCTCGATCGCACCGAGGAGAAGCTGGTCGAGCTCACCAACGGCTGCATCTGCTGCACCCTGCGCGAGGACCTGATCGAGGCCGTCGCCCGCCTGGCCCGCGAGGGCCGCTTCGACCAGCTGGTGATCGAGTCGACCGGCATCTCCGAACCCATGCCGGTGGCCGCGACCTTCGACTGGGAGTTCGAGGACGGGTTCCGGCTCGGCGACATCGCCCGCCTCGACACCATGGTCACCGTCGTCGACGCCTCGACCTTCCTGGCCGAGCTGGTTCGCGGGCAGGCGCTGACCGAACGCGATCTCGAAGCGGGCGAGGGTGACGCCCGCTCGATCGCGGATCTGCTGGTCGATCAGGTGGAGTTCGCCGACGTGCTGCTGATCAACAAGACCGACCTGGTCAGCCCGAATGCCGCCGCCACGGTCGAGGCGACCGTGCGCAGGCTCAACCCGCGAGCGCACGTGCTGCGCACCGAGAAGGGTGACGTCGATCTGGGCGAAGTGCTCGCGACGGGACGCTACAACCCGGTGGTGGCCGCCGAATCCGACGGCTGGGCCGAGGAGTTGGCGGGCGGGCACACGCCCGAAACCGAGGATTACGGCATCAGCAGCTTCACGTTCCGCGCGGATCGGCCCTTCCATCCACAACGGCTCGCCGGTGTGCTGGAGCGGCTGAAAGGGATGCTGCGCAGCAAGGGATTCTGCTGGATCGCGAGCCGTCCCGAGCTGGCGGCGATCTGGTCGCAGGCGGGCCCGAACCTGACCTTCGAACCCGGCGCGTGGTGGTCGGAGCTGGAAGTACCCGCCGGACAGGAGCTCGTGTTCATCGGAGTGCGTCTCGACGCCCCCGCCGTGCGCCGTGAACTCTACGCAGCGCTGCTCACCGACGCGGAGTTCGCGGCGGGCCCGAGCGCGTGGACCGGCTACGCGGACCCGTTCCCGGCGTGGGCTGACCTGCACGAGCATCACTGA
- a CDS encoding epoxide hydrolase family protein, with protein MATITPFRIDVPQARLDDLADRLRGALYPDELPGVGDAYGVPAGRVRALAQYWLEEFDWRAVESELNAYPQFTTEIEGEDIHFLHIRSSRPDATPVILTHGWPGSILEYLDVIAPLTEPESADAPAFHLVIPSLPGFGFSGPTRSTGWNRYRTARAWAELMARLGYQRYGAIGNDGGSMVSPEIGRIAPDQVIGVHVTQLFSFPSGDPAEFEGLSEADMAALQHLQWFHENKMAFNTLHSQQPQTLAYALADSPVGLLGWNAQLFGESLDARFVIANVALYWLTGTAGSSLRFYYEDAHATEQQTEPTTVPTGLAMFAGDFQSIRRFAERDHSKIVSWNSYDTSAGTGGANDAAGHYAAHEAPAVLVGDIREFFAGLA; from the coding sequence ATGGCCACCATCACCCCGTTCCGGATCGACGTTCCGCAGGCCCGCCTCGACGATCTCGCCGACCGGCTGCGCGGCGCCCTGTACCCCGACGAGTTGCCCGGCGTCGGCGATGCCTACGGCGTTCCCGCCGGTCGCGTCCGCGCCTTGGCTCAGTACTGGCTCGAGGAGTTCGATTGGCGCGCAGTGGAATCCGAGCTCAACGCCTACCCGCAGTTCACCACCGAGATCGAGGGTGAGGACATCCACTTCCTGCACATCCGATCCTCACGTCCCGATGCGACGCCGGTGATCCTCACCCACGGCTGGCCCGGTTCGATCCTGGAATACCTCGACGTGATCGCGCCGCTCACGGAGCCGGAATCGGCCGACGCGCCCGCCTTCCACCTGGTCATTCCCTCGCTGCCCGGTTTCGGCTTCTCCGGCCCCACCCGCAGCACCGGCTGGAACCGTTACCGCACCGCTCGCGCCTGGGCCGAGCTGATGGCGCGCCTCGGCTACCAGCGCTACGGCGCCATCGGCAACGACGGCGGCTCGATGGTCTCCCCCGAGATCGGCCGGATCGCACCCGACCAAGTGATCGGCGTGCACGTCACCCAGCTGTTCTCGTTCCCGTCCGGCGACCCGGCCGAGTTCGAGGGCCTGTCGGAGGCGGATATGGCTGCGCTGCAACACCTTCAGTGGTTCCACGAGAACAAGATGGCCTTCAACACCCTGCACAGCCAGCAGCCGCAGACCCTGGCCTACGCCCTCGCCGATTCCCCGGTCGGCCTGCTCGGCTGGAACGCCCAGCTGTTCGGCGAGTCGCTCGACGCGCGGTTCGTGATCGCGAATGTCGCGCTGTACTGGCTCACCGGGACGGCCGGTTCGTCGCTGCGCTTCTACTACGAGGACGCGCACGCCACCGAGCAGCAGACCGAGCCGACCACCGTCCCGACCGGACTGGCCATGTTCGCCGGCGATTTCCAGTCGATCCGCCGGTTCGCCGAGCGCGACCACAGCAAGATCGTGAGCTGGAATTCCTACGACACCAGCGCGGGCACGGGCGGCGCGAACGACGCGGCCGGGCACTACGCCGCGCACGAGGCGCCCGCGGTCCTGGTCGGCGACATCCGCGAGTTCTTCGCCGGGCTGGCCTGA
- a CDS encoding TetR/AcrR family transcriptional regulator codes for MANRTETADQPRLPGRKAQAARNDGLILDAARAVFLDDPNAPIAAVAERAGVGISALYRRYPSKEVLLRTLCHEGLRRFNAEADVALEDSDGWRGFVGFLERVVEADVHSLTVHLAGTFTPDESMLPDVLHSGEAGDELVRRAHASGRLRPDVNALDVGLILEACSAVVMPDPARTAQLRRRVLALMIDGLTAEGPLPGPAPATGEFAWRWERRP; via the coding sequence ATGGCGAACCGGACCGAAACCGCAGATCAGCCCCGCTTGCCCGGCCGCAAGGCGCAGGCCGCGCGCAACGACGGACTGATCCTCGACGCCGCCCGCGCGGTGTTCCTCGACGATCCGAACGCGCCGATCGCCGCCGTCGCCGAACGGGCCGGGGTGGGGATCAGCGCGCTCTACCGGCGTTATCCGAGCAAGGAGGTGCTGCTGCGCACGCTGTGTCACGAAGGGTTGCGGCGATTCAACGCGGAAGCCGATGTGGCGCTGGAGGATTCGGATGGCTGGCGGGGGTTCGTCGGATTCCTGGAGCGGGTCGTCGAGGCCGACGTGCACTCGCTCACCGTGCATCTCGCCGGCACCTTCACGCCCGACGAATCGATGCTGCCCGACGTGCTGCATTCGGGCGAGGCCGGTGACGAGTTGGTCCGCCGGGCCCACGCCAGCGGGCGCTTGCGGCCCGATGTCAACGCCCTCGACGTAGGGCTGATTCTCGAGGCCTGCTCGGCCGTCGTCATGCCTGACCCGGCGCGCACCGCGCAGCTGCGCCGCCGGGTTCTCGCGCTGATGATCGACGGCCTCACAGCCGAGGGACCGCTGCCCGGCCCCGCGCCCGCTACCGGTGAATTCGCTTGGCGCTGGGAACGTAGGCCCTGA
- a CDS encoding VOC family protein → MNWTLEVVIVPVSDIDRAKDFYARQLGFVVDHDTVISDDVRIVQLTPPGSGCSIVIGKGAVPHMPPGSLKGLQLVVPDIKQAHAELVARGVEVTDVQELGVNPSPTPDPLDNVGFVFFSDPDGNGWGVQQISSRAG, encoded by the coding sequence GTGAACTGGACTTTGGAAGTTGTGATCGTGCCGGTCTCCGACATCGACCGGGCCAAGGATTTCTACGCACGCCAGCTCGGGTTCGTCGTCGATCACGACACGGTGATCTCCGACGACGTACGCATCGTGCAGCTGACCCCGCCAGGATCGGGCTGCTCCATCGTCATCGGCAAGGGCGCGGTCCCGCATATGCCGCCCGGGTCACTGAAGGGGTTGCAGCTCGTTGTCCCCGACATCAAGCAGGCCCACGCCGAACTCGTGGCGCGTGGTGTCGAGGTCACCGATGTCCAAGAGCTCGGGGTGAACCCGTCGCCCACCCCGGATCCGCTCGACAACGTCGGGTTCGTCTTCTTCAGTGACCCGGACGGGAACGGCTGGGGCGTGCAGCAGATCTCGAGCCGCGCGGGGTAG
- a CDS encoding ABC transporter permease — MLLDKPTETAERRVPLYRRSGFLRALSPIVLLLVWQLASASGAISAKKLPAPSAVLDAGLETYRSGQLTEALLVSGQRALYGFALGAVLALVLGVLAGLSKVGEYAVDPPLQMIRTIPLFGLIPLFIIWFGIGEEPKVYLIALGVFFPLYLNTFSGIRQLDPKLLELGSALHLGLAERLRLLVLPGALPQILVGARQSLGIAWLSLIVAEQINASAGLGFVVNNAREFLRTDIVVFGLVVYSLLGLLTDSIVRLLERRALRWRPAVHR; from the coding sequence ATGCTGTTGGACAAGCCCACCGAAACCGCCGAGCGACGGGTTCCGCTGTACCGCCGTTCGGGGTTCCTGCGTGCGCTGTCGCCGATCGTGCTCTTGCTCGTCTGGCAGCTCGCCAGCGCAAGCGGCGCGATCTCGGCCAAGAAGCTGCCCGCGCCTTCCGCGGTGCTGGACGCGGGTCTGGAAACCTACCGATCGGGCCAGCTCACCGAGGCCCTGCTGGTTTCCGGCCAGCGCGCGCTGTACGGCTTCGCGCTCGGCGCGGTCCTCGCGCTGGTGCTCGGCGTGCTCGCCGGGCTGAGCAAGGTCGGTGAGTACGCGGTGGACCCGCCGCTGCAGATGATCCGCACCATCCCGCTGTTCGGCCTGATCCCGCTGTTCATCATCTGGTTCGGCATCGGCGAGGAACCCAAGGTCTACCTGATCGCCCTCGGCGTGTTCTTCCCGCTGTACCTCAATACCTTCTCCGGCATCCGCCAACTCGACCCGAAGCTGCTCGAACTCGGCAGCGCCCTGCACCTCGGGCTCGCCGAACGACTGCGTCTGCTCGTGCTCCCCGGCGCGCTGCCGCAGATCCTGGTCGGCGCGCGGCAGAGTCTCGGCATCGCCTGGCTCTCGCTGATCGTGGCCGAACAGATCAATGCCAGTGCGGGTCTCGGCTTCGTCGTCAACAACGCCCGCGAATTCCTGCGCACCGACATCGTGGTGTTCGGCCTGGTGGTCTACAGCCTGCTGGGCCTGCTCACCGACTCGATCGTGCGGCTGCTCGAACGCCGCGCCCTGCGCTGGCGCCCGGCGGTGCACCGCTGA
- a CDS encoding ABC transporter ATP-binding protein — translation MTAAATTTVTPITARTARPAAARISGLGKRFGERTVLDGIDVEIGAGEIVALVGRSGSGKSTLLRILGGLDTATRGAVSVEGRPTIVFQEPRLIPWQPVVRNVALGRPKPRNRRADERAARDLLAEVGLAGRADAWPLTLSGGEAQRAALARALVAEPTLLLLDEPFGALDALTRLTMHQLLLGLHAQREFGVLLVTHDVLEAITLADRVLVLDDGRIAADVPIELPRPRTAAAPEVAEYATRLLALLGVH, via the coding sequence ATGACCGCTGCCGCCACCACGACCGTCACCCCCATCACCGCGCGCACGGCTCGCCCGGCTGCCGCGCGAATCTCCGGTCTCGGTAAGCGATTCGGTGAGCGCACCGTGCTCGACGGGATCGATGTCGAGATCGGCGCGGGCGAGATCGTCGCGCTTGTCGGCCGCAGCGGATCGGGCAAGTCCACGCTGTTGCGGATCCTGGGCGGCCTCGACACCGCCACTCGCGGTGCGGTGTCCGTCGAAGGCAGGCCGACGATCGTCTTCCAGGAACCGCGATTGATCCCGTGGCAGCCGGTGGTGCGCAATGTCGCCCTCGGCAGGCCGAAGCCGCGCAATCGACGGGCCGACGAGCGAGCCGCCCGCGACCTGCTCGCCGAGGTCGGCCTCGCCGGTCGCGCCGACGCGTGGCCGCTCACCCTGTCCGGTGGTGAGGCCCAACGAGCTGCCCTGGCAAGGGCATTGGTGGCCGAGCCGACTCTGCTGCTGCTCGACGAGCCGTTCGGTGCCCTCGACGCCCTGACCCGGCTGACGATGCACCAGCTGCTGCTCGGCCTGCACGCCCAGCGCGAGTTCGGCGTCCTGCTGGTGACCCACGACGTGCTCGAGGCGATCACCCTGGCCGACCGCGTGCTCGTCCTCGACGACGGCCGCATCGCCGCCGATGTGCCGATCGAGCTGCCACGCCCCCGCACCGCCGCCGCGCCGGAAGTCGCCGAGTACGCGACGCGCCTGCTCGCGCTGCTCGGCGTGCACTGA
- a CDS encoding ABC transporter substrate-binding protein, with product MSRLAGLALAVAATLTLSACGDDAATEAAPSGPVDLSTVTLKVGDQKAISIEVLLKASGQLENLPYKIEFSTFTAGLPLVEAASAGGIDIAQTGNTPVIFGAAADADIKIVGALSATGKGDAILVGKDSTIGSVAALKGKKVAVYKGSSANANLLLQLQKAGLSLSDVEPVYLAPGDGYTALTRGDVDAWATWDPYTAIAEKEIGAKSIATADQAANGYNFWVAGNKTVADAGKSAALADFFQRYAAATKWSSDNLDAWSTKYAELTQISVDASRTTWTRSIKEPIKLTDQVIASEQEIADAFTEAKAIPGKVDFASYVDTRFDKA from the coding sequence ATGTCCCGCCTGGCAGGTCTCGCCCTCGCCGTCGCAGCAACGCTCACGCTGAGCGCCTGCGGCGACGACGCGGCGACCGAAGCCGCACCCTCGGGTCCGGTCGATCTCAGCACCGTCACCCTGAAAGTCGGTGATCAGAAAGCGATTTCGATCGAGGTGCTGCTCAAGGCATCGGGACAGCTGGAGAACCTGCCCTACAAGATCGAGTTCTCCACCTTCACCGCCGGACTGCCGCTGGTCGAGGCGGCCAGCGCGGGCGGCATCGACATCGCCCAAACGGGCAATACCCCGGTGATCTTCGGCGCTGCGGCCGATGCCGACATCAAGATCGTCGGGGCGCTCTCGGCCACCGGCAAGGGCGACGCGATCCTGGTCGGCAAGGACTCCACGATCGGTTCAGTCGCGGCGCTGAAGGGCAAGAAGGTGGCTGTCTACAAGGGCAGTTCGGCCAATGCGAATCTGCTGCTGCAGTTGCAGAAGGCGGGCCTGTCGCTGAGCGACGTCGAACCGGTCTACCTCGCTCCCGGCGACGGCTACACCGCGCTCACCCGCGGTGACGTCGACGCCTGGGCCACCTGGGACCCGTACACCGCCATCGCCGAGAAGGAGATCGGCGCCAAGTCGATCGCCACCGCCGACCAGGCCGCGAACGGCTACAACTTCTGGGTAGCGGGCAACAAGACCGTCGCCGACGCGGGCAAGTCCGCCGCACTGGCCGACTTCTTCCAGCGCTACGCGGCCGCCACGAAATGGTCCTCGGACAACCTCGACGCCTGGTCGACCAAGTACGCGGAACTGACCCAGATCAGTGTCGACGCCTCCCGCACCACCTGGACCCGCTCGATCAAGGAGCCCATCAAGCTCACCGACCAGGTCATCGCCTCCGAACAGGAAATCGCCGACGCCTTCACCGAGGCCAAGGCCATCCCCGGCAAGGTCGACTTCGCGTCCTACGTCGACACCCGCTTCGACAAGGCCTAG
- a CDS encoding MFS transporter — MVGDSAQAYGSVRWVMLGVLCASLLLVAMDATILNVALPSLIEDLQVGPLEQLWIIDIYGLVLGGLLITTGALGDRVGRKLLFISGFVLFGLASVVAATAGSAAQLIGGRVLLGIGGAMVMPSTLSLIRNIFTDARERTMAIGIWAAVAGVGATVGPIVGGFLVEHFGWSSAFWLNVPVVLVTVVVGLWVLPEYRAPQAGSLDWFAAALSVAGIVCLAWGVKHLAKGEASEVDWAILLIGIAALAWFTRRQLTATDPLLDVRLFRNGAFTAAAVATLLAMMAIGAAMFLISLWLQYVHGYSPSQAGIRMLPAALTLLTASLLTPFLMEKFGVRAVLGFGLGAVALGFLLLAVSPEPTTYPVVALVLVSFGLGDGMAVTAAAAVLVGAVPADRAGQAGAVEETNYEVGVGFGVALLGSLHARIFSQHMTGLPVPADRLDQASGSIGGAAEVAGDLPEPAGDELAHAAEHAFDVALTTTSYISAAVVAVVAVGTVWLVPKGFRVTGDH, encoded by the coding sequence ATGGTGGGCGACAGTGCGCAGGCGTACGGGTCGGTGCGCTGGGTGATGCTCGGGGTGTTGTGCGCCAGCCTGTTGCTGGTGGCGATGGATGCCACGATTCTCAATGTGGCGTTGCCGTCGCTGATCGAGGATTTGCAGGTCGGTCCGCTCGAGCAGCTGTGGATCATCGACATCTACGGACTCGTGCTCGGCGGGCTGCTGATCACCACGGGTGCCCTCGGTGATCGGGTGGGGCGCAAGTTGTTGTTCATCAGCGGGTTCGTGCTGTTCGGGCTCGCTTCGGTGGTCGCGGCCACGGCGGGGAGTGCCGCTCAGTTGATCGGTGGACGGGTGTTGCTCGGGATCGGTGGTGCGATGGTGATGCCGTCCACGCTGTCGCTGATCCGCAACATCTTCACCGATGCGCGCGAACGCACCATGGCCATCGGGATCTGGGCGGCGGTCGCCGGGGTCGGCGCCACGGTCGGGCCCATCGTCGGCGGTTTCCTCGTCGAGCACTTCGGGTGGTCGTCGGCGTTCTGGCTCAATGTGCCGGTGGTGCTCGTGACCGTGGTGGTGGGGCTGTGGGTGTTGCCGGAATATCGTGCGCCGCAGGCGGGCAGCCTGGACTGGTTCGCCGCGGCGCTGTCGGTGGCCGGCATCGTCTGTCTGGCGTGGGGTGTGAAGCATCTGGCGAAAGGTGAAGCGAGCGAGGTGGACTGGGCGATCCTGCTGATCGGCATCGCCGCGCTGGCCTGGTTCACCCGTCGTCAGCTCACCGCCACCGACCCACTGCTCGATGTGCGGCTGTTCCGCAACGGGGCGTTCACCGCGGCGGCCGTCGCGACGCTGCTGGCCATGATGGCGATCGGCGCGGCGATGTTCCTGATCTCGCTGTGGCTGCAATACGTCCACGGCTACAGCCCGTCGCAGGCGGGCATCCGGATGTTGCCCGCCGCGCTCACGCTCCTCACCGCTTCCCTGCTCACGCCGTTTCTGATGGAGAAGTTCGGTGTCCGCGCGGTACTCGGGTTCGGTCTCGGCGCGGTCGCCCTCGGCTTCCTGCTGCTGGCGGTGAGTCCGGAGCCCACTACCTATCCGGTGGTCGCGCTGGTGCTGGTGTCGTTCGGTCTCGGCGACGGCATGGCGGTCACCGCGGCGGCCGCGGTCCTGGTCGGCGCGGTGCCCGCGGATCGGGCAGGCCAGGCGGGCGCGGTGGAGGAGACCAACTACGAGGTCGGTGTCGGGTTCGGCGTGGCGCTGCTCGGCAGCCTGCACGCCAGGATCTTCAGTCAGCACATGACGGGCCTGCCTGTCCCCGCCGACCGGCTCGACCAGGCGAGCGGTTCGATCGGCGGAGCGGCCGAGGTGGCCGGCGACCTGCCCGAACCGGCCGGCGACGAACTCGCCCATGCCGCCGAACACGCCTTCGACGTCGCCCTCACCACCACGTCCTACATCTCGGCCGCCGTCGTCGCGGTGGTGGCTGTCGGCACGGTCTGGCTGGTCCCGAAGGGGTTTCGCGTCACCGGCGACCATTGA
- a CDS encoding SRPBCC domain-containing protein, translating into MGFPDQIVRTVELAHPPAKVWAAITTAEGLGSWFGNTAEIDLRPGGDMRMTWKEGFAADMRVERVEEPSVFGYTWPINGLPDDDPRRTYVEFSLEPVGDGTRLTVTETGFAQLSDESHKEAFEGNVGGWKSELGELVEYLDAA; encoded by the coding sequence ATGGGATTCCCTGATCAGATCGTCCGGACCGTCGAGCTCGCGCACCCGCCCGCCAAGGTGTGGGCGGCCATCACCACCGCGGAAGGGCTGGGGAGCTGGTTCGGCAACACCGCCGAGATCGACCTGCGGCCGGGCGGGGACATGCGCATGACCTGGAAGGAAGGATTCGCCGCCGACATGCGGGTGGAGCGGGTCGAGGAGCCCTCGGTGTTCGGCTACACCTGGCCGATCAACGGCCTGCCCGACGACGACCCGCGCCGCACCTATGTGGAATTCAGCCTCGAGCCGGTCGGCGACGGCACCCGGCTGACCGTCACCGAAACCGGTTTCGCCCAGCTGTCCGACGAGTCGCACAAGGAAGCGTTCGAAGGCAATGTCGGCGGCTGGAAGAGCGAGCTGGGCGAGCTCGTCGAGTACCTCGATGCGGCCTGA
- a CDS encoding ArsR/SmtB family transcription factor encodes MRPELEATAERVFVALADPSRRSVLAALAAHGPATATDLADRLPISRQAIAKHLALLADAGLVIAEPGERRRVRYRLDSAPMQVAQQFLAALSRDWDSPLDALRRHLDG; translated from the coding sequence ATGCGGCCTGAGCTGGAGGCCACCGCCGAACGGGTCTTCGTCGCGCTGGCCGATCCGAGCAGGCGGTCGGTACTCGCCGCACTCGCCGCGCACGGTCCGGCCACCGCGACCGACCTCGCCGATCGACTGCCCATCTCCCGGCAGGCGATCGCGAAACACCTCGCCCTGCTCGCGGATGCGGGCCTGGTGATCGCGGAACCGGGGGAGCGGCGGCGCGTGCGCTACCGCCTCGATTCCGCCCCGATGCAAGTGGCACAACAATTTCTGGCTGCCCTGTCCCGTGACTGGGACAGCCCACTCGACGCGCTCCGCCGGCATCTCGACGGCTGA
- a CDS encoding SRPBCC family protein — protein sequence MSDNDFTATITVDKTPEEAFAAINNVWAWWSETIEGSTGTVGDSYLFEVPGLHRCTMTTTTAIPGERLVWHVTDSYLSFIADTTEWEDTDVVFDITENADGTEIRFTHVGLEPAGECYEVCSNAWGAYITTSLRGLLTTGEGDPFRRTSTGESELLKHGNADLVKPRP from the coding sequence ATGAGCGACAACGACTTCACCGCCACCATCACCGTCGACAAGACCCCCGAGGAGGCCTTCGCGGCCATCAACAATGTGTGGGCCTGGTGGTCGGAGACCATCGAGGGCAGCACCGGCACGGTCGGCGACAGCTACCTGTTCGAGGTCCCCGGCCTGCACCGGTGCACCATGACGACCACCACGGCGATTCCGGGCGAGCGCCTGGTCTGGCACGTCACCGACTCGTACCTGTCCTTCATCGCCGACACCACCGAATGGGAGGACACCGACGTCGTCTTCGACATCACCGAGAACGCCGACGGTACCGAAATCCGTTTCACCCATGTGGGTTTGGAACCCGCCGGGGAGTGCTACGAGGTGTGCTCCAACGCCTGGGGTGCCTACATCACCACCAGCCTGCGCGGTCTGCTCACCACCGGTGAGGGCGACCCGTTCCGGCGCACGAGCACCGGCGAGTCGGAGTTGCTCAAGCACGGCAACGCCGACTTGGTGAAGCCGCGTCCCTGA
- a CDS encoding thioesterase family protein → MADAFYRQDPADPNRYLSTELTRGPWSPDAQHAGPPSALLGHVIERCEPRPGFQVGRVAVEILGPVPLAPLTAQAKVVRSGRSVELIEATLSSERGPVMQANAWRLKLAEPALDLPAEFLPSGTRALPAATEPEQFPSDQEIGFHTGIEYRFTAGSFAAPGPAVCWIRLKYPIVAGTAPSPLERTLAAADSGNGVSAVLDWSKYLFINTDLTVTLHRQPVGEWVCLDAVTHPQPHGIGLAESALFDETGPIGRSTQTLLIAPRG, encoded by the coding sequence GTGGCCGATGCTTTCTACCGTCAAGACCCCGCGGACCCGAACCGGTACCTCTCGACCGAGCTGACCCGGGGCCCGTGGTCGCCGGACGCCCAGCACGCCGGACCACCGTCGGCTCTGCTCGGGCATGTGATCGAGCGCTGCGAGCCGCGGCCCGGATTCCAGGTCGGGCGCGTCGCCGTCGAGATTCTCGGGCCGGTACCGCTGGCTCCACTCACCGCGCAGGCGAAGGTGGTGCGCTCGGGACGCAGCGTCGAGCTGATCGAGGCGACCCTGTCGTCGGAGCGCGGACCGGTGATGCAGGCCAACGCGTGGCGGCTCAAGCTCGCCGAGCCCGCCCTCGATCTGCCCGCCGAGTTCCTGCCGAGCGGCACCAGGGCGCTGCCCGCGGCGACGGAGCCGGAGCAGTTTCCCTCCGATCAGGAGATCGGTTTCCATACCGGCATCGAATACCGTTTCACCGCAGGCTCTTTCGCCGCACCAGGGCCCGCTGTCTGCTGGATCCGGTTGAAGTACCCGATCGTCGCGGGCACCGCCCCGAGTCCACTGGAGCGCACACTGGCCGCCGCCGATTCGGGCAACGGGGTGAGTGCGGTCCTCGACTGGTCGAAGTACCTGTTCATCAACACCGACCTCACCGTCACCCTGCATCGTCAGCCGGTCGGTGAGTGGGTGTGCCTGGACGCTGTCACCCATCCCCAACCGCACGGCATCGGCCTCGCCGAATCCGCGCTGTTCGACGAGACCGGGCCGATCGGGCGCAGCACCCAGACGCTGCTCATCGCGCCACGAGGCTGA